Genomic window (Magnolia sinica isolate HGM2019 chromosome 6, MsV1, whole genome shotgun sequence):
GTTTGGAATCTTAAGTGTCCGTAAAAGCGTCCATTGATGTTCTGCGTTTGGAAATGTAAGCGTCCGTAAAAGCATACGTAAGCGTCCAAGGATATAGTCAGTGTTCTATAAGTCACATCGAACTGCATATATTCtctgatccgcaccatccatttaATTTGTAACATCAAGAAACCCAAACAATGAATAAAATATTCGaatccaatggaccacaacagTTTAACCAATAGTTTCCGTAAAAGACCATAATTTGTCATCTTTAAGCAGTGTGGGCCACTGATGTCACTAAATTTTTTTCaaaggaatccatcatccataAACAATTCCAATGGATTAGATTCGGTTTATGATGGCTCATAGACTTGAACCAGATGATCGATGTTGACGTTCTGcgtttggaatcataagcaaactTCCCGCCTGTAGCACGCCATCTTTAGTGTATGTACATGCAACATATTAAATCAGTACAAACTAAGatatatggggtccactatgacaTATTTAAAATGTCATCCAAAGTGACCATCATATGTAATGTACGTGTATAAAGGCATATTATAAAAGTAAGTTTTATCAGGTGGATGTACGGCCCACGTAGTTCTCAACACCTTCTAACTGTTTATTTCAGTGTGATCAACTACGCAATATATACAATAaaaaccatgatatatatatcatcatgtcAACTATGACCCATCGAACATtgacaccacgacccatataacataataaccacgataCAGAGTTGTGGGCAGAGACTTGGGCTTCAAACTGGATATGGTGAGGGATTCGTTGTCACAACTTTATCAAATTCATCTCCACCTTGCACAATGACAAACATGACCCTtcgtagatgacaaccacgatccttcacattggcaatggatcgttgttgacctggtctgttttttttttcgtggttttcatgtaaaatggattgtggttgttatgatatatggatcgtggttttcaaagttacatgggtcatggtgtCGGTTTCTATGAGTCgtgattttcatattttatggATCATTGTTGTCGTATTATGCGGATCGTATGGATCGTTGCTATCATTTTACAATATATCGAGTTCGTTTGCCTGGAAGCCAGAATAGGCCATTTCACATCAGCTTGGAATATaaatcgtggttgtaatgttgtataggtcTTGATTGTCATGAAATATGGATCTTATATGTCATGTTATACGAGTCGTGGTTATCGTGTTGCATGGAACGTGGTTTACGATTCACAtgcatcgtggttgtcatatttgtAATAGATCGAGGTTATCATCCGTACCGGATCGatgttgacaaccacgaccgattaacatgacaaccacgatccatatatcacgAAAACTATGACCTATGTTATGTACACTATTCTGATCTTTGGGTTCATGGTCCATATGCATAAAGGCTCTTGATTATCGTCCACAttgggtcgtgtttgtcatgatacatgggtcCCCACTGTCATTGTATATGGGTCAGGGTTGTAAGgttgtataggtcgtggttgtcatgatgcATGGACCCTAGATTATATATGTGTCGTTATTGTCgttttatatgggtcgtggtatgCGATAATCATTGGTCATAATTGATATGCGTCGTGACTATAATGTTAAATAGGTCGTGGTCACAgttgtaatggatcgtggttgtcgtcCTTATTGATCCGgcgttgacaaccacgaccctaatGAAAaacacgacccacataacatttCAATCCCGTAATCCTTttgtcatgacaaccatgacctattgtTAAGTTCACGTTttcctatatgggtcgtggttcaaatacacaatggatcgtggttagcATCCACATTGGAAAGTGGCTAATATGTAGCAAAGTTCATGAGACAATAAGTATATTACAGTTCACATTACCTTATCATAAGCAATAAAAACAATAAGTCATCATCAGCCTCCAATTCCTCCTCGACCAGCAGGGACGAAAGTGCATCGAGGCTAGTTGTTGCCTATTCGTTTGCATCTCTAGCATCTATGTGTTGGCTTATCTTCTGGCTAGGATGTAATAAAAACCTTTTTGGTTCTCCCATCAGATCTTGTAGTTTCTGGAGGCTCATATTCTCAAATAAAACATTCACTTCGGCTGAAATGTCCCTTTGTGTCTTCTCAAGCACTGTGTAAACTAACTGCACATACACTTCATTTCTCTTAGATTCACTACATCGGTCAATCCCCATGTGCGGTGACTTGCAACTCATCTGCTGAAATCGCGAAACGTTATGTCTTTCGCACTTCTGAGTTGCATCACCAtacacaactttaattatcaaatcgAATTCAACCGACGCAGTCTTCGTAATCTTATGGTAATGAAGCACAGTAGGTCGTAATCTTATGGTAATGAAGCACACTGGATCGTGGTTCTCATACACGTTGGATCGTGGTAATGAAAAACACTGGGTCGTAGTTGTATCCAGTGTCATATCCCTAACGAGCACGATCTATATAACATCACAACCGCGGTCATGACAAGTGGTAGCCACAATCCAAATACCGTCACAAACATGATGTCGTGGTTGTCTACCATccaatggtggaggtttgatcaaggtgtgccctacgTTACACTCCCTTTCACGTGACAACTGGAACCCTCGGCTTCTCGACTCTGTCCTTCCTTTACCTTGGCAAATGCCTACCTGCAgttgaaacaaaataaaatactaacctcGTAGTGGAAGAGGCTTTCAGACGAGCGAAACGACAAGGAGAAACAACGTCACTCTCTGGCTGTTGGTCCCTAGATCTTGGCGTCTGTaggaaaacaaaagaagaggaaggagagggtCTTTTAAATGTACATAAGTACAATATTTGCCCCTTCCGAAGCTCGTGGTGCAGGtgatcggtggtctgtgggccccaccatgatgtatgtgcttcgtccaggccgttcatccagtttaaaatatcattttatggcttgaactgaaaaatgagaaTAATATaactctccggtggaccacactgccggaaaattataattattggatatccaccattaaaatcctattagggcccaccgtgattggaTTATGCTCGTTTTTGGTctcctaccataaaatgatcgggagaaatatatggacggcatggatgacacacgtACATGGTGGTGAGGCCTACAGAGCGCCGAGcactagccattggccggtgtcccggggagtagccgatccgtctgTTTCTTGAGGGTTGCAACAGCGGGTGACTTCCGCTTCACTCCAGGACCGTACAATTCTTGaaccaaggtcaggggcattttcatccgaaataaagtccaaaagctgtcagaaggccctttaggGAATAAATGGAGTATCTTAGCATtcgaggtaatttgcccaaacttcgaggcgagtacCGTCAATttcccaaatttcaggtggaacacaccacgggAAAAAAATTGGTTTATAACATTTGAAAACCTTCTGTTTTTTTATTCcaatccagatctttgtgacaaCGATGTATGcttggaagcttttaatggtgggagttcactgaccactttttcctatggtgtggtctacctgaaactTTTATCATCTtgattttgggatcataccttaaaataagttggaaaaacatatggacggcgtggatatacaatgaatacatcGAGGGGTAGGCCTTATGGTCAGCATCTCACCTACAGTTCCGATGTTTCACCGAAGTTCGCTCTGACGGTGTTCTCATCCGAACCTTCCATTCGATTCCACGTGGCAGGACTACCGAGTTCCGTGCACCTCACTCTAGATGCCATTCAAGTCTGAAGTCTGAAATCAAGAAAGCGAGTAATAGCGCGTAGAGAGGAAATCAACGGAAGAGAAAAGTACATTTTCCCTATAGCCCTCATCTCTCGAAGACAAATTCAATTGCAGAGGCCACCGACGGACTGCTAAGATCCCATTTTCGAACCAAGACAACCTGGACAGGTAGACCCCAGGTTCCTCCTATAAAACATGGGACAAAAACGTACGAGATAGTTCGTTACACCATTTCCCCAGCGGTAGTCCAGCAATGGCGCTAGGCATGGCACTCGGTGGTCCGCAGCACCACCAAAGAGGGTATTCGGATGAAGAAGAGATATTGAGGAGGAGAAACGAGGAGCTGGAGAAGGAGCTGAAGGAGATCttggagagggagaagaaggtGAGGGAGGAGATAGAGAAAACGAAGGAGAGATTGATAGTGGTAGAAGAGGCGGAGGAGAGGCTGTGTTTTCAGCTGGGGGAGCAAGAGGCTGAGTCCTTCTACCAGGCACGTGCTTATCACGTGGAGATCAGGTCGTTGAAGGAGCAGCTCTCGCAAGCTCGCAAGCTGATTCAGTCCGCAACCGCTCTCAAAGATCAGCCGTAGATATTAAGGATGTCTCTTTCTTGCTTTCCTCTCCTCCCATCTGTTGGCTGTATATTTCCATTCATGGATTATAAATCATTATGTAAATGAGAGGTCCACATGTTTCTTCTATTAAGGATTACACGGACGCGGAACTTCCTGCGCTGGGAAGCTAGGtcgggcccactacgatgtttgtgagaaatccattcagtcctatctgtttttctagatcattttaggacgtgagaccAAAATTcggatggatccaaaactaaaagaGGCCATACGTGAGGGAAAATAGGGAAAAgaaatgctcaccgttgaaaccttactagcctccaacttgatgtttatatgccatccaattcgtttataaggtcattcccactggaatgaactgaaaacacaaaaagctTAGCATGATGCAAAAGTTTTTTAGCCATATGAATGTTGCAATGGTGGTTGCTAAATCCCCACTTTTTCGTACCggatggctcacttgagtttttgatacacctAATTTTTTTTG
Coding sequences:
- the LOC131250025 gene encoding protein RESPONSE TO LOW SULFUR 3-like, which produces MALGMALGGPQHHQRGYSDEEEILRRRNEELEKELKEILEREKKVREEIEKTKERLIVVEEAEERLCFQLGEQEAESFYQARAYHVEIRSLKEQLSQARKLIQSATALKDQP